The Archangium primigenium genomic interval CCCACGTGGCTGTCGGGCGGGGGCGGGCTCGTGTCGTCGACGCGCGACTACACGCGCTTCACCTGGATGCTGCTCAACGGCGGCGAGCTGGACGGCGTGCGGCTCTTGTCTCCCCGGACGCTCGACTACATGACGGTCAACCACCTGCCGGGCGGCGCGGACCTCGCGACGTTCGGTCGGCCCCTGTTCGCCGAGACGCGCTTCGATGGCGTGGGCTTCGGCCTGGGCTTCGCCGTGGTGTTGGATCCCGTGGCCTACCGCACCCTGTCGAGCGTGGGCGAGTACCAGTGGGGCGGCATGGCGAGCACCGCCTTCTGGGTGGACCCCGTCGAGCAGCTCTCGGTGGTCTTCATGACGCAGCTCATGCCCTCGAGCGCCTACCCGCTGCGCTCCCAGCTGCGCCAGCTCGTCTACCAGGCCCTGGTCGATTGACGCGCCCGGGCGGCCTGGAAACGGTCGCCTGCGGGCGGCGGAAGCGATAGGGAGAAGGGCCATGAAGAAGGCCCTCCTGTTGCTGTCCCTCGCGAGTGCCCCGGTCCTGGCCGGGGAAGGGAAGTGGACCCCCCAGCAGGTCCTCGAGCTCAACCCCACGGAGCTCAAGAAACAGGGGCTGCAGGTGCCGCCCCAGCGGCTGTGGGATCCCAAGCGGGGCACGGGCCTGCTCGCGGGCACGGTGAACGTGGGCGGGTGCTCGGGCGCCTTCATCTCTGGCACGGGCCTGGTCATCACCAACCACCACTGCGCCTTCCCCATCATCCAGGAGCACAGCACCCCCGAGCGCGACCTCATCACCCAGGGCTTCCTGGCGACGAGCCGCGCCGAGGAGCTGCCGGGCAAGGGCGCGCGCATCCAGGTGCCCCGGGCCTTCACGGACGTGACGGCGCGGATGCTGGCCGCCGTGCCCTCCGGGGCGGATGATCTCGCGCGCTTCCAGGCGCTCGAGCGCGAGGAGAAGACGCTCATCGCCGAGTGCGAGAAGCGTCCCGCCACGCGCTGCATCCTGGCGCGCTTCGAGGGCGGCCTGCGCTACACGCTCATCGACTCGGTGGAGCTGACCGACTCGCGGCTCGTGTACGCGCCCCCGCGCGGCGTGGGCGAGTACGGCGGGGAGACGGACAACTGGACGTGGCCCCGCCACACCGGGGACTTCGCCATCCTGCGCGCCTACACGGCGCCGGACGGCTCGGCCGCCGCGTTCAACCCCCAGAACGTGCCCTACAAGGCCGAGTTCTTCTTCCCCCTGGCCACCGAGGGCGTCAAGCCGGACGACTTCGTGATGGTGCTCGGCTACCCCGGCATCACCTACCGGGCCCTGCTCGCCGACGAGATGGCCGAGCGGCTCACGCGCGTCTACCCGCGCCTCATCGACCTGTACGGCGAGGTCATCCGCATCCTGGAGGAGGAGGGCGCCCAGGATCCCGCCGGGAAGATCCTCCTGGCCTCCAACCTCAAGAGCCTGCACAACCGCTACAAGAACGCGGGCGGGCAGATCGCCGGCATCACCCGCGGCCACCTCGTGGACAAGCAGCGCGCCACCGAGGAGGCCGTGGTGGCCTGGGCCCGCACGCGGCCCGCCTTCGCCGGGGCGCTTAAGGCCCGCGAGGAATTGCTGTCCCAGGGCGAGCAGCGCGCCCGGACGTTCGAGCGCGAGCAGCTGCTCGACGCGATGGGCCTGGTCTCCAAGGGCACGGCCGTGTCCACGCGCCTGACGCGCTCGGCGGTGGAGCGGGCCAAGCCGGACCTCGAGCGTCAGCCGGAGTTCATGGAGCGCGAGCTGCCCCGGCAGCGCGACTGGCTGGAGCGCGAGCAGAAGAACTTCTTCGCCCCGGCGGACAAGCGCGTGCTGCTCATGCTCGTGCGGCGGGCCCAGGCGCTCGGGCCCGACTCGCGCATCGCGGCGATCGACCGCGCCTTCGGCCCCACGTTCTCGGAGAAGGAGACGGCCGCCAAGGTGGAGGCCCTGTACGCGGGCTCGAAGGTGTTCGACCTGACCGAGCGCATGAAGATGGTTGGCGAGACGGAGGCGCAGCTGCGCGCCCGGAAGGATCCCCTGCTGGACCTGGGCTTCGACCTGTCCGTGGAGCTCACGGCGCTGCGCACGGAGCGCGAGCGGCAGCAGGGCGCGGGCTCGCGGCTGCGGCCCGAGTGGCGCCGGGCCTTCCTCGCGCACGCGGGCAAGCCCGTGGCGCCGGACGCCAACGGCTCGCTGCGGGTGTCCTTCGCCAAGGTGAAGGGCTACGCCCCGCGCGACGGCGTCCTCTACACGCCGCAGACGACGCTCGCGGGCCTGGTGGAGAAGAACACGGGCAAGGTGCCCTTCGACGTGCCGGAGAAGGTGCTCCGCGCGGCCGAGGCCCGGCGCCACGGCCCCTGGAAGGACGCGCGGCTCGGGGACGTGCCGGTGGACTTCCTGTCCGACGCGGACACCACGGGCGGCAACTCGGGCAGCCCCACGGTCAACGGCAAGGGCCAGCTCGTGGGCGTCAACTTCGACCGCGTCTGGGAGAACGTGGCCAACGACTTCGGCTACAACCCGGACGTGGCGCGCAACGTGAGCGTGGACGTGCGCTACGTGCTGTGGCTGTTGGATCAGGTCGAGGACGCGGATGCCCTCCTGCGCGAGCTGGGCGTGCGCAAGGGGCCCGCGGCCCAGGAGCGGCGCTGACATGACGGACGGTCCCGACAGCGCGCTGCCCCCCCGGCCCGTCTTCCAGCCCGGGGAGAAGGTCTGCGGCAACTGCAAGCTGTGGGCGGCGCACTCGGTGGATCACCGGGGCTGGGTGGGCGTCTGCCGGCTGCAGGCCGAGCGCGGCCTGTTCCCGCCCTCGGCGCCCCTGTGCAACAAGTTCACGCCCCGGGGC includes:
- a CDS encoding S46 family peptidase — encoded protein: MKKALLLLSLASAPVLAGEGKWTPQQVLELNPTELKKQGLQVPPQRLWDPKRGTGLLAGTVNVGGCSGAFISGTGLVITNHHCAFPIIQEHSTPERDLITQGFLATSRAEELPGKGARIQVPRAFTDVTARMLAAVPSGADDLARFQALEREEKTLIAECEKRPATRCILARFEGGLRYTLIDSVELTDSRLVYAPPRGVGEYGGETDNWTWPRHTGDFAILRAYTAPDGSAAAFNPQNVPYKAEFFFPLATEGVKPDDFVMVLGYPGITYRALLADEMAERLTRVYPRLIDLYGEVIRILEEEGAQDPAGKILLASNLKSLHNRYKNAGGQIAGITRGHLVDKQRATEEAVVAWARTRPAFAGALKAREELLSQGEQRARTFEREQLLDAMGLVSKGTAVSTRLTRSAVERAKPDLERQPEFMERELPRQRDWLEREQKNFFAPADKRVLLMLVRRAQALGPDSRIAAIDRAFGPTFSEKETAAKVEALYAGSKVFDLTERMKMVGETEAQLRARKDPLLDLGFDLSVELTALRTERERQQGAGSRLRPEWRRAFLAHAGKPVAPDANGSLRVSFAKVKGYAPRDGVLYTPQTTLAGLVEKNTGKVPFDVPEKVLRAAEARRHGPWKDARLGDVPVDFLSDADTTGGNSGSPTVNGKGQLVGVNFDRVWENVANDFGYNPDVARNVSVDVRYVLWLLDQVEDADALLRELGVRKGPAAQERR